Proteins co-encoded in one Cytophaga hutchinsonii ATCC 33406 genomic window:
- the rplT gene encoding 50S ribosomal protein L20 → MPRSVPSVASRERRKKILKLAKGYFGRRKNVWTVAKNAVERGKVFAYIGRKQKKRHFRGLWIQRINAGTRQHGLSYSQFIGALDKANIKLNRKVLADLAMNDPEAFKAVVEKVKK, encoded by the coding sequence ATGCCTAGATCAGTACCATCAGTAGCTTCAAGAGAAAGAAGAAAGAAGATTTTGAAGTTAGCCAAAGGTTACTTTGGTAGAAGAAAAAATGTTTGGACCGTTGCGAAAAACGCGGTTGAACGAGGAAAAGTTTTCGCCTATATTGGCCGTAAACAAAAGAAAAGACACTTCCGTGGTCTTTGGATACAACGTATCAATGCAGGAACAAGACAGCATGGTTTGTCTTATTCTCAATTCATTGGTGCTTTGGATAAAGCGAACATCAAGTTAAACAGAAAAGTTTTAGCTGATTTAGCAATGAATGATCCAGAAGCTTTCAAGGCTGTTGTTGAAAAAGTAAAAAAATAA
- the rpmI gene encoding 50S ribosomal protein L35, producing the protein MPKVKTKSGAKKRFKLTGSGKIKRKSAYHSHILTKKSTKRKRNLVHAHLVSAADESNVRAMLKI; encoded by the coding sequence ATGCCTAAAGTAAAAACCAAATCAGGAGCAAAGAAAAGGTTTAAACTTACAGGAAGTGGAAAAATCAAAAGAAAGAGTGCTTATCATAGCCACATTCTTACGAAAAAATCTACTAAACGTAAGCGTAACTTAGTACACGCACACCTGGTTAGTGCAGCAGATGAGTCCAACGTTAGGGCTATGCTAAAAATCTAA
- the infC gene encoding translation initiation factor IF-3, whose protein sequence is MALRNPRPFRAPIKDKDEHRINDFIKAANVRLVGENIEPNVYPIREALNIAKAQNLDLVEISPNADPPVCKVTDYSKFKYEQKKKQKELKAKQHKVVVKEIRFGPNTDEHDYEFKLKHAFEFLKDGFKVKAYVHFVGRTIVYKERGEIMLLKFAQALEELAKVEEMPRLEGKRMFLMLTPKASPKK, encoded by the coding sequence ATGGCATTACGAAATCCCAGGCCTTTCCGGGCACCAATTAAGGACAAGGACGAACACCGTATTAACGATTTTATTAAAGCAGCTAATGTACGTTTAGTTGGAGAGAACATTGAACCCAATGTTTATCCTATTCGCGAAGCGCTAAACATTGCAAAGGCTCAGAACCTTGACCTTGTTGAGATTTCACCAAACGCAGATCCTCCGGTTTGTAAAGTTACTGATTATTCAAAGTTCAAATACGAACAGAAGAAAAAGCAGAAAGAACTAAAGGCGAAACAGCATAAAGTTGTTGTAAAGGAGATTCGTTTCGGCCCGAATACAGATGAGCACGATTATGAATTCAAATTAAAACATGCGTTTGAATTTCTTAAAGATGGCTTCAAAGTAAAAGCGTATGTACACTTTGTGGGGCGTACGATTGTTTACAAAGAACGTGGCGAGATCATGTTATTGAAGTTTGCTCAGGCACTTGAAGAATTAGCAAAAGTAGAAGAGATGCCAAGGTTGGAAGGTAAGAGAATGTTCTTGATGCTTACACCAAAGGCTTCACCAAAAAAGTAA
- a CDS encoding tetratricopeptide repeat protein, with the protein MIKACTNALILIIISTMLFSCSDGKEPNKMTNENELLYSSELQLSALNEAIEATPDNPYLYFKRATYFYNINNFRIAQNDIQKALRMDESVAAYWLLSAQINNELKNVDRAIEEGQKALQLGNAEPILYALLANCLLEKNDTISANQYIGKLTAIAPQMAELKYVQAKKLLIGKDTSHSFLKFRECIQNNPQYIEAYIDLMSLYYKKQMYDSIMPLLIKAKRMRPNNPTLFLYEGKFYETINKNQVALAAYKEGLLCDPQAIELYKPLSDYYGRQGNYKESMYYLSKWIEKNSSDAQSIIKMGNYALKQNDEAGAVTYYKNSLSIDSSNTYLKKEIERIEKHIRYVAQDTTN; encoded by the coding sequence ATGATAAAAGCATGCACTAACGCATTAATACTTATCATTATAAGTACGATGCTGTTTTCCTGTTCCGATGGAAAGGAGCCGAATAAAATGACCAATGAAAATGAATTATTGTATTCTTCCGAATTACAATTAAGTGCATTAAATGAAGCTATAGAAGCTACGCCCGATAATCCATACCTATACTTTAAACGTGCAACGTACTTTTACAACATCAACAATTTCAGAATTGCGCAAAACGATATTCAAAAAGCGTTGCGTATGGATGAATCCGTTGCTGCCTATTGGTTGTTGAGTGCGCAGATCAATAATGAATTAAAAAATGTAGACCGCGCTATTGAAGAAGGGCAGAAGGCCTTGCAGTTAGGGAATGCTGAACCTATACTGTATGCGCTATTAGCAAATTGTTTGCTGGAAAAAAACGATACTATTTCTGCCAATCAGTACATTGGTAAACTTACAGCAATTGCACCTCAAATGGCTGAATTGAAATACGTGCAGGCAAAAAAATTATTGATCGGTAAAGATACTTCGCATTCCTTCTTAAAATTCAGAGAATGTATTCAAAACAATCCGCAATACATTGAAGCATATATCGATTTAATGTCTTTATATTATAAGAAGCAGATGTACGATTCAATCATGCCTTTATTAATTAAAGCGAAGCGTATGCGCCCCAATAATCCTACGTTGTTTTTATATGAAGGGAAGTTTTATGAAACCATCAATAAAAATCAAGTAGCTCTGGCAGCATACAAAGAAGGACTTTTATGCGATCCGCAAGCCATTGAATTATATAAACCGCTTAGTGACTATTATGGCAGACAGGGCAACTATAAAGAATCCATGTATTATTTAAGCAAATGGATCGAGAAAAACTCCTCTGATGCTCAAAGCATCATTAAAATGGGTAATTATGCCTTAAAACAAAATGATGAAGCAGGAGCGGTTACTTATTATAAAAATTCATTATCTATTGATTCATCAAACACTTACCTGAAAAAAGAGATTGAACGTATTGAAAAACATATTCGTTATGTTGCCCAGGATACAACCAACTGA
- the thrS gene encoding threonine--tRNA ligase: MIKITLPDGSIREYEKGITSMGIALSISEGLARNVLAAKVNGEIWDASRAITSDSTVQLLTWNDTEGKSTFWHSSAHLLAEALEALYPGTKFGIGPAIETGFYYDVDFGDRAFSQDDFENIEKKVLELAKQKNAYIRKEISKKDAVAYFTDKQDPYKLDLLEGLSDGSITFYKQGAFTDLCRGPHIPDTGFIKAVKLMSVAGAYWRGDEKSKQLTRIYGVTFPKQQELKDYLTILEEAKKRDHRKLGKELELFAFSEKVGMGLPLWLPKGALLRERLENFLKKAQVRAGYQPVVTPHIGNKQLYVTSGHFDKYGKDSFQPIFTPHEGEQFLLKPMNCPHHCEIYKTKPRSYKDLPIRFAEFGTVYRYEQSGELHGLTRVRGFTQDDAHIFCRPDQVKEEFLKVIDLVLYVFKVLGFNDYTAQISLRDPENKDKYIGEDEQWQKAEQAIIEASAEKGLSTVTELGEAAFYGPKLDFMVKDALGRKWQLGTIQVDYQLPNRFELEYTGSDNQKHRPVMLHRAPFGSLERFIAVLIEHVAGNFPLWLSPDQIAILPISEKFNDYAQDVYDRLLVKDIRGFIDNRDEKIGKKIRDTEVKKVPFMLVIGEKEVNEGKIAIRKHGGEDLGSMLVEDFIQYFESEIAKQLAV; encoded by the coding sequence ATGATAAAGATTACTTTACCCGACGGATCAATCCGCGAATACGAAAAAGGAATCACGAGCATGGGCATTGCCCTTAGCATTAGTGAAGGACTTGCTAGAAACGTTCTGGCTGCCAAAGTAAATGGAGAAATATGGGATGCTTCAAGAGCAATCACGAGCGACTCTACGGTGCAGTTATTGACGTGGAACGACACGGAAGGTAAATCTACATTTTGGCACTCTTCTGCACACTTACTGGCAGAAGCGCTTGAAGCATTATACCCAGGCACAAAATTCGGAATCGGGCCGGCTATTGAAACCGGTTTCTACTACGATGTAGACTTTGGTGACCGCGCATTTTCTCAGGATGATTTTGAAAATATTGAAAAGAAAGTGCTTGAATTAGCCAAGCAAAAAAATGCGTATATCCGTAAAGAGATTTCAAAAAAAGACGCTGTTGCTTATTTTACAGATAAACAGGATCCGTACAAACTGGATTTGTTAGAAGGTCTTTCAGATGGCTCTATTACTTTCTACAAGCAAGGTGCCTTTACAGATCTTTGCAGAGGGCCGCACATTCCGGATACAGGATTCATCAAGGCTGTAAAGCTGATGAGTGTTGCCGGTGCGTACTGGAGAGGTGATGAAAAAAGCAAACAGTTAACACGTATTTACGGTGTTACGTTTCCTAAGCAGCAGGAGTTGAAAGACTACTTAACTATTCTGGAAGAGGCGAAGAAACGTGATCATAGAAAATTAGGTAAAGAATTAGAATTGTTTGCGTTCTCTGAAAAAGTAGGAATGGGCTTGCCGTTATGGTTACCGAAAGGTGCTTTACTGCGCGAACGCCTTGAAAACTTTTTAAAGAAAGCTCAGGTACGTGCAGGTTATCAGCCTGTAGTAACGCCACATATCGGAAACAAACAATTGTATGTTACTTCAGGGCACTTTGATAAATATGGTAAAGATTCGTTCCAGCCAATATTTACGCCGCATGAAGGTGAGCAGTTTCTGTTAAAACCAATGAACTGTCCGCACCACTGCGAGATATACAAAACAAAACCGCGCTCCTATAAAGATCTTCCAATCCGTTTTGCAGAATTTGGTACGGTATACCGATATGAGCAAAGCGGAGAGCTTCATGGGTTAACCCGTGTAAGAGGCTTTACTCAGGATGATGCACATATCTTTTGCAGACCGGATCAGGTAAAAGAAGAGTTCTTAAAAGTTATTGATCTGGTGCTTTATGTATTTAAAGTATTAGGCTTTAACGATTACACTGCACAGATTTCGTTACGCGATCCTGAGAATAAAGACAAATATATCGGTGAAGATGAGCAGTGGCAAAAGGCTGAACAAGCCATCATTGAAGCATCCGCTGAGAAGGGTTTAAGTACAGTAACTGAATTGGGAGAGGCTGCATTCTATGGGCCGAAACTCGATTTCATGGTAAAAGATGCATTAGGAAGAAAATGGCAGCTGGGTACCATTCAGGTAGATTATCAATTGCCAAATCGTTTTGAGCTTGAGTACACAGGCTCTGACAACCAAAAACACCGTCCGGTAATGTTACACCGCGCACCATTCGGTTCATTAGAGCGATTTATTGCCGTATTGATTGAGCACGTTGCCGGCAACTTCCCGCTATGGCTTTCTCCGGATCAGATTGCAATTTTACCAATTTCCGAAAAATTTAACGATTATGCCCAGGATGTATATGACAGGCTTTTGGTTAAAGACATTCGCGGGTTTATAGACAACCGCGATGAAAAAATCGGTAAGAAGATTAGAGATACGGAAGTAAAAAAAGTGCCTTTTATGCTTGTAATAGGGGAAAAAGAAGTGAACGAAGGAAAAATTGCCATTCGTAAACACGGTGGGGAAGATCTTGGAAGCATGTTGGTAGAAGATTTTATTCAATATTTTGAATCAGAAATTGCAAAACAATTAGCAGTCTGA